CGGAAATGGAGGCCTTCAGCGTCCTGCCGGTGTTGCCCTCTTCCCGGATGCGATCAAAAATCAGCACGTTGGCATCGACCGCCATACCAATGGTCAGCACAATACCGGCGATGCCCGGCAGCGTCAGCGTGGCATTGAACCCGGCAAGGATGCCGAGCACGAAGATCATGTTCAACACCAGAGCCAGGTTGGCCACCATGCCGCCGGTCCGGTAGTAGAAGATCATGAACAGCGCCACGAGCACCAGGCCGAGAATGACCGAGTTCAGTCCGGCCCGGATCGAGGCCTGACCGAGGCTTGGACCCACACCGCGCTCAGCGATGATCTCGACCGGCGCAGGCAGAGCACCGGACTTGAGCACCGTGACGATGTCCTGCGCTTCCTCCCTGGAATCCAGACCGGAAATGTTGGAGCGGCCTCCCGTGATGCGCTGCTCCACGACCGGATAGGAATAGACCACGTTGTCCAGAACGATGGCCACATTGCGGCCGACGTTCGCCCCGGTAAGACGCGCCCATGTGCGGGAGCCTTCGGAGTTCATCGTCATCGTGACTTCGGGCACGTTGGTGAACTGGTCGAAGTCCACACGGGCATCCGTAATGGTTTCGCCGCCCAACTCGACCTCCTGGCGCACGCCGAGCAGGTCGTAGACCTCAAAGCCTTCCTGGGTCGTGCCCATTGGTGCCGACGTGTACATAAGCCGCACGCCCTGAGGCAGGAAGTCCTGCACGCGGGGGTCGCTCAGGAGCACATTTACGGCGCTGGTGTCCTGCTCGGAGACACGGCCGAAGGTCACGCCCTGCCCAACCGGCTGCATCACATCCAGCAGCGAGTTTGTGGGGCCGGCCGGGTCCTGCGCCAGCAGATCCTGCACGCCCAGTGTGGTGTCCGCTGCGGCATCTGCAGCGTCCGTGGAGTCCACCTCGGGCTCGTAGTACTGGATGATGTTCTGCAGCGCGCGGGTCAGCTCACCCTCATCCGACATGAGCCGGAACTCCAGGCGGGCCGTGCCGCGCAGCAGACCACGAATTCGCTCCGGGTCGTTGATGCCCGGCAACTCCACAATGATGCGCCGGGTGCCCTGCTTCTGGATGGCCGGTTCTGTCACGCCGTAGCGGTCCACGCGATCTCGGATGATCTCGATGGCGCGGTTGACCGCATCGGCCGCTTCCGTACGGAGGTAGTCGGCCACCTCCTGGTTCGTGGAACGACGCGTAATGCCGGCTCCGTCATTCCGGAAATACCGGGAGAGTCTGGCTTCGGAATCGCGCGCCTCAAATTCCTGGACAAAGGCATCGATGACCGAAACGCCCTCGTCGTCAGCCCGCTGGCGGGCAACATCGAGAACCTGTTCGAACGCATCGTCCGTGTCCGTGGCCAGTTCCCGAATCAGCGCGTCGACACGGACCTCGAGCGTCACGTGCATGCCGCCGAGCAGGTCCAGGCCCAGCTTGAGGGCCTTCTCCCGCACCGTGCGGATGCGCGAATAGTTTTCAGCGTCGTACTCCGCGAGGGCTTCCTCGGTGAGGGAGTCGCGCTCCTGGTTGATGAAGTAGTTCTGGAACGACGGGTACAGGTAGTAGCCCGACAGTGCCAGAAAGAAACCGATCAGAAAGATCTTGAAACCGTTTCCCTGCATGGATCTGGGTTATGCTGGGTGAATGCGTCATGGCCCGCCATCGGCGGGTCCTGGAGTGCGCCAGTGGCGCGAAAATGGCAGATGCCCGCGACTGCGGACAGGAATCCGCTAGGGTCCCAGCGCCTGTATCGAGCTCAGTAGGCCGAATGAGGCCTGGAATTCGGGGGCCGACGGTGCGGCCGGAGCCTCCAGTGTGTGGCCCGGCGCCCGCGCTCTTTCCCTCGCCTCCAGCACGGCACGCACCGAAGCTGAGAGGGCAGTATTCTCGGCCGAGCGCACCCGGGCATCCGCCAGCGGTTCGCGCGGGGAAAGCGAGCGCAGATCCTTCAGGATAAGCGCAAGGAGCTGGTCGGCTGTCTCGATCCGCTCGCCGAACGCAAGTCCGGCAGCCACTACATCGGCATCACCGGGCAGGCTGCGGACAAAATCACGAACAAAGGACTCCAGCGATCGGTGGCGCTCGCCTGCCGCCTCGTCAAGCGCGACCTGTAGCCCCGGCTGGCCGTCCAGCGAGGCCTGGTTACCCAACCACGTCGCGTACGCGGACGACGGCTTGGCCGACGTCGCGTTGGCGAGCGGTAGCACGAGCACGTGCAGCGTGGAAAGCAGCGTCAACCACGCCATGGCGCGGTGGAAAGGCTTACCTGTAAGTCGTCCGTCCGACAACGGAATTGAAGGGGGTTTGCTGGAGTCGGTACAGCACGTCAATATATGTACCAGTCCCGAAATGAGCACATGTGTGCGCAGATGCCGGGGCTTCGTGGGATGGACAGGCTCCCCGGCCATCGACCGGCGCATTTGGAGGTCTCTTCGCAAACCTTCGGGATACTGTCGGGCGATGCGGAGTGAGAGCAGCCGACCCCCTGATTGCATGCGCGCACGATTCCGATTCACGATTGCCGCGATCGCGGCCGCTGTTGGCCTGCTCGCCTGGGGTGCATTCGTCACCTCGATTGATGCCGGGCTGGCCGTGCCCGACTGGCCAACCTCGTTCGATTCATACGACCCATTCAACCCGTGGCCGGGTTGGTGGAAGGTCACGCCAATCCTTGCCGAGCACGGTCATCGGCTTGCGGGTGCGCTGGTTGGCCTGTTCACGCTGGTTCTCGCGTTGTGGACCTGGAGATCGGACGACCGGGCCTGGATGCGACGCCTGGGCATGGCCGCATTGGTGCTGGTCATATTCCAGGGTGTGCTGGGCGGGCTCAGGGTGGCACTGGTCTCCCTGGACCTTGCGGTCGTGCACGCCTGTGTCGCGCAGCTGTTCTTTGCGACCCTCGCAGCGATGGCGCTCTTCACTTCGGGACTCTGGCAGAGACCCGGCCCTGCCCCGACCATCAACCTTCCAAAAGCCGGCTGGCTGGCCGCTGGCGCGGTATACGTCCAGATTATTTTGGGTGCTTTGCTGCGTCACCCCGGCACCGGGATAGATCCGCTACTTGCAGGTTTGCACATCAGCTGGGCGTTCGTCGCGCTCTTTGCCGTGGTGGTCCACGTGAAAGTGCTTCGTTCCGCGTCCGGATTGCGCACTCTTGGAGGCGTCCTGCTGGCCACCGTGGTCGCGCAGGTAGCGTTGGGCTTTGTTGCCTACTTTGTACTTCTGGATGAGGCGGGCGTGCTGCAGCCCAGCAACCTGCAGGTTGTCGTAAACTCGCTTCACCTCGTCATCGGTGCCGCCCTGTTCTCGCTCAATGTGGTCGGCGCCCTGGCGTTGGCGCGTGCGCGCCGACTGAGCCCTGTCCCCGCTTGAACGGTTCTACTCCCATACCGGCTTCCGCGGTCGCGCCGCCCATCTGGCGAGACTATCTGACGCTGACCAAACCAGAAATCTCTTTTCTGGTTGCCATTTCGGCCCTTGCCGGCTTCATGCTTGGCGGATC
The sequence above is a segment of the Rhodothermales bacterium genome. Coding sequences within it:
- the secD gene encoding protein translocase subunit SecD, whose product is MQGNGFKIFLIGFFLALSGYYLYPSFQNYFINQERDSLTEEALAEYDAENYSRIRTVREKALKLGLDLLGGMHVTLEVRVDALIRELATDTDDAFEQVLDVARQRADDEGVSVIDAFVQEFEARDSEARLSRYFRNDGAGITRRSTNQEVADYLRTEAADAVNRAIEIIRDRVDRYGVTEPAIQKQGTRRIIVELPGINDPERIRGLLRGTARLEFRLMSDEGELTRALQNIIQYYEPEVDSTDAADAAADTTLGVQDLLAQDPAGPTNSLLDVMQPVGQGVTFGRVSEQDTSAVNVLLSDPRVQDFLPQGVRLMYTSAPMGTTQEGFEVYDLLGVRQEVELGGETITDARVDFDQFTNVPEVTMTMNSEGSRTWARLTGANVGRNVAIVLDNVVYSYPVVEQRITGGRSNISGLDSREEAQDIVTVLKSGALPAPVEIIAERGVGPSLGQASIRAGLNSVILGLVLVALFMIFYYRTGGMVANLALVLNMIFVLGILAGFNATLTLPGIAGIVLTIGMAVDANVLIFDRIREEGNTGRTLKASISGGYSKALSAIFDANITTFFVGVILYSFGIGPIQGFAVTLMAGILSSMFTAIVFTRILFDYMVIERRMTVSYG
- a CDS encoding COX15/CtaA family protein, whose translation is MRARFRFTIAAIAAAVGLLAWGAFVTSIDAGLAVPDWPTSFDSYDPFNPWPGWWKVTPILAEHGHRLAGALVGLFTLVLALWTWRSDDRAWMRRLGMAALVLVIFQGVLGGLRVALVSLDLAVVHACVAQLFFATLAAMALFTSGLWQRPGPAPTINLPKAGWLAAGAVYVQIILGALLRHPGTGIDPLLAGLHISWAFVALFAVVVHVKVLRSASGLRTLGGVLLATVVAQVALGFVAYFVLLDEAGVLQPSNLQVVVNSLHLVIGAALFSLNVVGALALARARRLSPVPA